A window of Kribbella voronezhensis genomic DNA:
GCGTCGGCTCGGCGTACCGGGTAGTCAGGTGCACGCTCTTGATCTGGCCGGGCGAGCCCGGCGGTTCCAGCAGTTGATGGCGGATCGCAAGGCGATTGTCCTGCTGGACAACGCGGCCTCGGAAGACCAGGTGCTGCCGTTGCTGCCGCGGAGTCCGAGCTGTGTGGCCGTGGTGACGAGTCGCTATCAGCTGAGCGGTCTTCCGGATGTCCGCTGCCTGCGACTGGACGTGTTCAGCCCTGCGGAGTCGCTCGACCTGCTGCGCGGCGTCGCCGGCGACGAGGCGATCGCGGCCGATCAGACAACGGCAGCAAGGATCGCGACCCTGGTCGGTCATCTGCCGCTGGCCCTGGCTGTGGTGGCCGGCCGGATCACCGAATCACCCGGCTGGTCCTTGGCCGATCACCTGGAACGCCTCGCCGAGCATCGCGAACGGCTCCGGCTGGAGGGCAGCGTGGAGCCCGCTCTGGCCTTGTCCTACGAGGCTTTGCCGCCCGAACACAGGCGGTTGCTCCGACTGCTCGCTCTCCATCCGGGTCACGACTTCGACGTGTACGCCGCCGCGGCCGTCTCCGGGCACAGCCGCGAGCAGGTGACTCGCGAACTGACGGACTTGCTGCGGGCCAGCCTGCTCCAGCCGGCCGCGCCCGGACGCTTCGTCCTGCACGATCTGGTCCGGGTGTTCGCCAGTGACCGCTCCCGCGACGAGGACCGAGCCACCGTACGGCGTGACGCGCTGACCAGGTTGTTCGACCACTACCGGTGGACGGCGGCCCAGGCCGCTGCCGGATATGCCCCGTACGAAGGGAGCGTGCGAACCCTGGTCGAGGATCCGGGCACCGAGTGCCCGCCGGTCGGGAACCGCGAGCTGGCCAAGGTCTGGCTCGATGGGGAGCGGTCGAACCTGATCGCTGTGGTCCGGGCCGCCGCCGAGCTGGGTAGTCCGCGACCGGTGACCGACATCTCGACGGTCATCCATTACTACCTGGACACCTCGGGCTATTACCGGGAGGCCGAGGTGCTGCACGAGTGCGCGGTCGCCGTCGCGCCGGACGACACCACCCGCAGCCGCGCTCACAACAACCTCGGCTGTGTCTACTGGCGTCTCGGCCGGTACGCCGACGGCCGGGACTGCTATCAGCGAGCACTCGACCTGACCCGCAAGACCGGTGACCGGGTCGGTATCGGCAAGGCGCTGGGAAATGTTGCCCTCGGCCACTTCAGGCTCGGCCGCTATCCCGCGTCGATCGACTGTTTCGAGCAGGCCCTGGCGATCTTCCAGCAGGAGAAGGCCGAACGCATCTCCAGTGCCAGCACGACTCGTGGCGGACTCGGCTGGAGTCTGCTCCGGGTGGGCCGGACGGCCGAGGCGCTGAAGCGGTTCGAGGAAGGCCTGCGGATCGCGCGGCAGTTGGGTGACAACACCTTCGAAGAGGCCTACGCACTGGCCAATGTGGGGAACGCGCACGTGCGCCTGGGGAGTCAGCGGTCGGCGACGGAGTACGGCGAGGCCGCGCTGGTGTTGTCACGCAAGCTGGGATTCCGGACGGGCGAGGCTGACGGGCTGAATCTCCTCGGCCGCGTGCAACTCGCCGCGGGCGATCCGAAGGTGGCCGTCGGGTTGCAGCAGGAGGCGGTCGAGCTGACGATCGAGCTCGGCAACCGCGCGATGACCGTTGAACTACGCAACGATCTCGGTGTCTCCCTGATGGCGGCGGATCGGCTGGACGCGGCGCTGGACGAACACCGGCTCGCCTTGGTCGTCGCGCGGACGCTCGAAGACCGGTACGAGCTCGCCCGCGCTTGCCGCGGTCTGGCCGAAGTACTGGATCGGCAGGGCGGCGACGGGACGGCGTACCGGGAGCAGGCGCTGAAGCTGTTCGTGGATCTCGGCACCCCGGAGGCTGCCGAGATCCACGCGAGCTGACTCAGCTCAGCACAGGGTGCCGGTCGAGTCGTGGTAGTACGGGCTGAAGACGGTCCAGTTGCGGGTCACGCCGTCCTTCAGTTCGTAGAAGCGGAACCGCACGCAGCCGTCCTCGCGGTGGTCGTAGTTGCACTGACCCCATCCTTGCGCGGCGGGCAGCGCTCCGCAGTACCGGTTCTTGCCGTAGTTGGTCTGCACGTGGACGACGGCCTGCCAGCCGTTGGCGTCCAGGTCACGGATCCACTGGTCGTCGCCGTTGTACTCGTAGCAGGAGATCGCGTAGGACGACTGCACGTACGGGCGGCAACCCGAGGGCGGCGAGGCCAGGGTCGTCATCGTCGAGGTCGCCTTCGCCGTCGAGCCGGACGCGATCGGGGTGGCCGCGACCGGTGCCGTCGGGGTGCCGTCGCCGCTGAGCGAGGCGGATCCGGTCGGGGCGGCCGCGGCCAGGCCGGCGGCGCCGGCAACGAGCAGGAGGGCGCCGGCGAAGGCGCCAAGTGTCCGGCGGGCGGTTCGGAACGTCTTGGGCATTGGATGGTCCTTCCATGAGGGGCGGTGACAGGACTCGACCACCCTGCAAGCGGTCGCCGTACGCCGTCCCGCATCTCGACCAATCTCGATCAGCCCGAGCGAGCGCGCCGCTACGCTGTCGCCATGACTAGTCAGGTGGCCATTCTCGGAGCCGGTGTGATGGGGGAGACCCTGCTGTCCGGATTGCTGCGGGCGGGCCGGCGACCGGAAGAGCTGCTGATCACCGAGCGCCGGGAGGAGCGCGCCACCGAGCTGCGCGAGCGGTACGGCGTGGACGTGGTGACGAATGTGGAGGCCGCAGCCAAGGCGGACACGCTCGTCCTGGTGGTCAAGCCGCAGGACATGCCCGACTTGCTCGCCGAGATCGCACCGGCGGTCCAGCCGACCCAGACGGTGGTCTCGCTGGCCGCTGGTATCACCACTGGTTTCATCGAGTCCCGACTGCCCGAGGGCGTCGCGGTCGTCCGGGTGATGCCGAACACGCCGGCCCTGGTCGACGAGGGGATGGCCGCGATCTCCCGCGGCGCCCACTGCGACGAGAGCCACCTCGTGCTGGCCGAGGGCCTGCTGGCCGCGACCGGCCGGGTGATCCGGGTGCCGGAGAAGCAGCAGGACGCGGTCACCGCGATCTCGGGGTCGGGTCCGGCGTACATCTTCTTCGTGGTCGAGT
This region includes:
- a CDS encoding tetratricopeptide repeat protein, giving the protein MGHTGRTAPPEPGGAQTVDELAARLRALHSWAGVSYREIHRRMVASRRRRGITEIPVYNTVYRCLQPGRSRLDVELVVDIAAALLEDESLVAAWRQAHQVVAGRAADAAIVSVTDSIPADQDSFTGRSAEVGELLAACEAGTTQFVLGGMAGVGKTQLARYFANRLVEAGHGNDLQLSVDLRGFDPDRPPADPAAVLDGFLRRLGVPGSQVHALDLAGRARRFQQLMADRKAIVLLDNAASEDQVLPLLPRSPSCVAVVTSRYQLSGLPDVRCLRLDVFSPAESLDLLRGVAGDEAIAADQTTAARIATLVGHLPLALAVVAGRITESPGWSLADHLERLAEHRERLRLEGSVEPALALSYEALPPEHRRLLRLLALHPGHDFDVYAAAAVSGHSREQVTRELTDLLRASLLQPAAPGRFVLHDLVRVFASDRSRDEDRATVRRDALTRLFDHYRWTAAQAAAGYAPYEGSVRTLVEDPGTECPPVGNRELAKVWLDGERSNLIAVVRAAAELGSPRPVTDISTVIHYYLDTSGYYREAEVLHECAVAVAPDDTTRSRAHNNLGCVYWRLGRYADGRDCYQRALDLTRKTGDRVGIGKALGNVALGHFRLGRYPASIDCFEQALAIFQQEKAERISSASTTRGGLGWSLLRVGRTAEALKRFEEGLRIARQLGDNTFEEAYALANVGNAHVRLGSQRSATEYGEAALVLSRKLGFRTGEADGLNLLGRVQLAAGDPKVAVGLQQEAVELTIELGNRAMTVELRNDLGVSLMAADRLDAALDEHRLALVVARTLEDRYELARACRGLAEVLDRQGGDGTAYREQALKLFVDLGTPEAAEIHAS
- the proC gene encoding pyrroline-5-carboxylate reductase; translation: MTSQVAILGAGVMGETLLSGLLRAGRRPEELLITERREERATELRERYGVDVVTNVEAAAKADTLVLVVKPQDMPDLLAEIAPAVQPTQTVVSLAAGITTGFIESRLPEGVAVVRVMPNTPALVDEGMAAISRGAHCDESHLVLAEGLLAATGRVIRVPEKQQDAVTAISGSGPAYIFFVVESMIEAGVHMGLPRTTATELVVQTLVGSAKLLRETGEHPTVLRERVTSPGGTTAAAVRELEDHKVRAAFLSAIEAARNRSRALAAE